CGAATGGCAAGCTCCGTTTGCCACTCCGGCGAGGCGACGTGCAACGCCAGTGCTTCGGCGAGCTCCGGGTGATCGCTCTGACGACCAACGGCGAGGTGCATGACCGCCAGCGGATCACCGCCGGCCTTCGAACGCAAGCCGGGCAGCACGACGGTGTTCTCAAAAAGCGCCGGGTCGGTCTGCTCAATCTTCCGCAGCGCGTTGGCGTTGAGCACGGCGACGGCTTGATCGGTGTATGCCTGGACGGTTTCGCCGTACCCGCCGGTTGCCGCGGAGCGGGGCAAGGCACCTGCCTTGAACAGGTCGACCCAGCGTTGCGCGTACGCAACCACCGCCGGGTCGGTCAGGTTCGACCGCCAACCGCCCTCTTCGTGTGGCATGATCGGCGTCAATCCGTCGGCGATCATCAACGCCGGCAGTTCGCTGTCCTCGCCGAGCCGAAGCGTGAAGAGGAACTTACCCGTCGCCGAGTGAAACGGCTCGGCCTGCTCCATCAACGTCGCCCAATCGTCGCCGACGGTCTCGACCGACAATCCGCCCCGCTCCAACAAGTCCGCGTTGACCACCCGCACCGGCGTCGATAGGTACCACGGCAAGCCCATCAGCCTACCGTCGATCACGCAGGCATCGAGCGCCCCCGGCACGAATCCGCCCGGCCGACCTTCCAGTTCATGCAACGCCCCGAGGTTTGCAAACACCGCGAAGTCCGCGTCCGACAGATTTACTACGTCCGGCAACGCTCCCGCTGCCCCGGCCGCGAACATCTTCCGCCGCATCAACCCCCACGGCACGTCCACCCACACCACCTCCACCCCCGGATGATCCGCCTCAAAGTCGGCGACAAGCTCGGCCATGTAATCGTTGAACGTCGGCCGAAGCGCGTACGTCCAAAGCTCAAGCTCAACCGTATCATCCCGTTGCTCGCAACTGCCGAACAGCAACACGAGCAGCAACGCAAGACAGCGACCGAATCGGGCCTTTCGATGGTTCATCAGAAGGGCTCCCTCCGGTCGCCGGCTAGCAGGTGAGGTTCTAATGACGATTTAGTCGGTGTCGCCGAACGTCGGGATTTCGTAGCCGCTGACGATCTTGCGATCCAGCGGTGACCAGAGTGCTTCGAGGGTTGAAACCGTGGTGTCCACGTCGGCGAGTTCCGAATGCCGCAGCATCTCAACGTGCCCGTCGGTGAAGGCAAAGTTGGCCCGACCACGAGCAGTAGGTCCGACAAAGCTGCTGTCGCGACGATGCCGGGTGAAATCTAGTTCGGTGTCAGCTTCCGCGATGCCAGCAAGCCGGCCGCCCGGGTTGTACGGAGGGATGGTGATCCCGACAAACCTCTGCCCCGGTGACACACCTTGGTACCCGATGTCGGCCGAAGCAAAGTAGACTTCGCTTTCCAGAAATACGCTGTGCTTTTCGCCGAAGAGGATCGTGTCGGATGCGCTTGACACGTTGTTCTTGAAGAACTTGCCACGGTCGAAACCGGTCGTACTGCTGGCGAGTCCGATGAATGCGTCGACTTTACTAGATGCCCAGAAGTTCATCGCGTAGGACCTCGCCGCATTCTCAATATCCTCGGGGCAGATGAACAACTCACTTGCCACTGAACCAGATGCCGTCACGAGCTCGGCTGGTAGGTAAGGCGCGATGATGTGTTCTTGGTACCAAAAGGCTTTGTCCAGCGGGTCGCTGTTGTTACTGCTATCGAGAGGAGAGAGGTCGCTGACCCGTGGCGGATAAGCGCCGTTTTGCTCCGTGGCGTACATCGTCATCGTGATCGCGAGCTGGCGAAGATTGCTCGCGCATTTGATGTCGTTAGCACTACGCCGCGCTGATTGCAGGCTTGGCAGCAGAATGCTGATCAGGAGCGCGATGATGCCGATGACCACGAGCAGCTCGACCAAAGTAAACCCGACACGACAGGCATGCATCCTGGGAATCATTGTTATATAATAACAAAGTCCCTCGAATCTGTCAACTCGCATGGAGCCATGTCGCCACCACCGCAACGAGAAATCTGGCCACGAAGCCCAAGCAGCCATGCCATTTACGGCAAAAGCGCGTCGGGCGAGTCTTCGAGGTCAGATCCAGCGAACAGTGAGATCGAGGAAAAATATGGACCACGATGGCCCAGCTGAGGGATGTCGCGCAATCCGCGTCTCTGCTCGTCAAGCGTCTGAATATCAAGAAATTTCGGAATCCAATAGTCGGCCCAGACCCCGTCAAAATCATCGAATCCAATACCAACCACTTTGAGCCTAGCTGCGGCACCGAGGTCAGGCACTTCAAATTCAAATTGACCGATCCTACGAGTCATTTTCTGTCCAATAGCGACGTACTCATCAGGGACCAAGCTTACTCCTAGAGCGAAGTACGGCTCGCCTATCACAGCACCGGGAAGCGACGAAACCATAATGGTATATCTTGTCGCATTCAGTGAAATCTCCCAGCCCTGCTCTGCAACTTCATCCACTGACACAACAACGGACACATTGGCAATTACCGCGTCATGATCACCCAAACCGCTTAAATTGACCTCTGCTTCGTGATTACCACGCGGAGAAATCATTTCCAGTGGAAGATTGTTGTCTGGGCTTGGTGTTTCCCACGCAGATTCGAATCCACCATCTGCAGTTGTCCCGGAAAGCTGACGTATGTACGGGGCACCTGAATGACCACCTCCTTCAGTATACGGATCTCCATTCATCACATACTGCGAATCTATCGCAAACGTAGCGAGAAGACGACGTGGTTCAAGACACTCGATAAACACAAATGACACCTTTCAAAGCGTGAACGACTTGGCGACAAGAACTTTGCTTCCGCTTTTACCGTTGCGAACAGCATCTGTCAACGGCAACCACTCTTGCGCCTGAAAGCAAAATACCAATCAAAGACCAAGCATTGCGTCGCACAAATGAGTTGACAAGACTGCCCATTTCGTTATTATAGAAGACCAACAAGGACTTCCCACTCAACCCGGCCGATCGACTCGGCCCTCCAAAGGAGAAAACGAAAATGCGCAAGCACATGATTTTCGCCGCCGTCGCGGCCACCGCAATGACTGTCCCGGCCTTTGGCCAACTTATCGCCAACGACCCGTTCCTCAGCGGCGACAGCGCCGGTGCCGGCGAATACTCGGTCGGTGTGGACGTGCGTGGTGAAGGCGCGGCCGCCCTCGGCTGGGTCGGCCTTTCGGGTCAGCCCGATGGCTTTGGTGTGGCATACGCAACGCCGACCGGCAGCCTCGGCACGTCCAACTTCCAGGGCAACGCGCTGGGTGAGGACTCCGCCGCGGTCGACTACGAAACCGGTGGCCGCCTGCAGTGGATCGGCGTCGGCAACTTCCCCGGTGATCGCACGATCACGCGCCAGCTCAATCCGATTCCGTCGTCGCCGACCTACTTCATGAGCATCATGGTCAACCGCCTGAACTGGGCGGGCACGCCGGCGGACAACACCTTCGTCGTGGGCGGCTTCACCGACGCGAACAACAACGGCCTGCTCGTCGGTTACGACGACGTCCTCAACGACGGCACGCCCGAGTTGGTGTTCCGCTCGACGAACGATCCGTCGGGGACCAGCACCATCCTGCTGCCCGACGCCCCTTCGAGCGACAACCAGCTCGTGATCGTCGGGCTGACAATCAACACCGCAGGCAATGATGAGTTGAGCATCTTCGTCGATCCGGCCGATATCTCCGCCGGGCCGTCGCTCACCGTCTCGTCGATCAACGTCACCGACTCGCTCACCCCCTTCACGCAGAGTCTGTTCTCCTCGCCCGGCCAGTCCGGCGTGGTGTTCTTCGACGAGCTACGTCTCGCGACCGACTTCGCCTCGGTCGCCGGCGTCATCCCCGAGCCGGCCAGCATCGGTCTGCTCGGCGTGGCGGGCCTAGGCCTGCTCCGTCGCCGCAAGGCATAACCACGATCAGAGTTGATCTGAACCAGCGGCGTGTGTCCCATCGCGGACACACGCCGCTTTTTATTCCACGGCGGTGGTGCTGTTACGTTCGACGAAGTCCGCACGCATGGTCTCGCGAGCCTTGGTCTTCTTCCCGTTGATCCGGGCGACGAGGAGCTTGACCGACTCGTATCCGAGCTTGGTCAGTGGCTGCCGCAAGGTCGTGAGCGATGGGGAGAGAAACTCCGCGCTGGGCGGATCATCGACGCCGACGACGCTCAGGTCGTCGGGCACGGTCAACCCCGCCGCCTGGGCGGCGTTGTAAACGTCGAGCGCGAAGTAATAGCCGCATGCGAAAATCGCCGTCGGCCGACCGGGAGACGCGAGCCGCGCGCTGAGTTCGGCGATGCCCTCGGGTCCGAGCCGCCAACCGCTCGAAGCGAAGACGTGCCGAGCATCGACCTCGAGACCTGCCTGTTCGACGGCAGCCGCGAAACCTTCCCAGCGGTGTCGGCTATTGCTCGCTCCGCCCTTATCACCGACGAAGCCGATGCGTTTGTGACCGAGCTCGACGAAATGCTCGACGGCCCGGGCGGCCAGATCGCGGTTGTCGGTGTCCACCGTCGCCACGTCCGGCTCGTCGCAGTCGGCACCGACCACCACCGTCGGCTTGCTCCGGTTCGCCCGCCCTGCTCCGCTCTCCAAGTCACCGGGCAGCAGGTTCACATATAGGAAGCCGGCACACTCGTTGCGGACATCCTCCCCGTAGCGCAGGAGCATCACATCGACGTGGAGCTTGTGCGACGCCTGGCGAACGCCCTCGAGTAAGTGGCCGTGATAGTGATCGGCGAGCGAGGCCTCGGCGTGGAAGACCAAACCGATGCGGGTCTGCGCGAGGTTGCCGATCTTCTCGCGGTAGCGCTGATCGACGAACGTGCCCCGGCCCTGACTCCGACGCAGCACGCCGGCCGCCACGAGTTCCTGAAGCGCGCGGTGGCCGGTGACGAGCGAGACATCGAGCTGCTTGCTCAACTCGGCGGTCGATGGGATCCGGCTGCCCAGCGCGTAGGTGCCGTCGTCGATCGCGGCGAGGATCGCGTCACGCGCAGCAACGTAGAGCGGCACTCCCGCCGCCGGCTTCAAGGCCTTGAGCGGTTTGGCCGTCCCGTCTCTTTTCCGGACAGCCGCAGCATCGTCCGACGCCGCACCCGCGGCGGTTTGCTTCTGCGATTTCTTTTTGGCCATGGAAGGCTCAGCCCGTCGTGATGAGACAACGGTAACCCAACACCCCACAATCTCCAAAGACGCCGACGAAGCTTGCGGGATCGCGACCTGCTCGGGACAATGATTCTTATGAAAGAATCGCGACGCGCTTGCATCGCACTTCTGCTCGGGTTCCTCGCCGGCTGCGGTGGTGGCGAAGCGGCGATCGCGACCAGGGCGGCCGCTTCTGATACACCGACGACCATGGCACCGTGGAACAACCTGCCGCCGGCAGACCGCCCGATCGAGCTCGTCAATCTTGACACGTCAGACGCGCTCGACGACGACCTCCAATTGCCGCCCGGGTCGACGCTCACAATCGCCAAGGTCGTCGAAGGCCATCTTCACACGCACCATTGGCAAGATACCGGCGAGCGCGGCTTTTATCCCGCATCGACCGTCAAACTCATCACTGCAGTCGTCTTGCTCGACCAACTCGATGCACTGGGCGTGAGCGTCGATGGCGACATCCAACTCGGCGACGAGCCGCGCAAAAGCATCCGCGAGACGCTCGTCGTCATGATTCGTGACAGCGGCAACGACGAGTTCAACACGCTGCAGGAAAGTGTCGGCTTCGCCGAGACCGACGCGTGGCTCAAGTCCGTCGGCTGCGAGACCGGCGTGATCCGGCGCCACTTCACGCGGCCGCACTGGAACAGCAGCCGACCGGTGAAGGTCTGGAACGCCGATGGCCGGCTTGCCACCGAACTTCCCGAACGGCCGGGCGTGGACTTTCCGCTCAATGCCGCCGGTGGCGAGAGCAACTGGTTCACGACCGACGATCTCGTGCGCGTGATGGCCGCGACGATGCTGGGAGGGGTGCGGGAGAAGCCGGGGTTCGATGTGCTTGCCGAGTCGTTGCGAGTGAGTGGCGGAAAGTTTCTCGGGGCTCAGCTACCGCCGCGCTACTCGGTCTACAGCAAGGTCGGCTGGTGGCCGCCGGACGGGGCGTACTCCGATGTCGCCTACATCCACGACACGCGAACCGATTCGCACTACTTCATCGCCGCGTATTGCAACGGCCCCGAGCGTACGGTGGAGTACGAACCGGCGGAACCTCGCCAAGTGCTCGGCACCGCCGCTGTCCAACTCATGGAGATGATCGATGCCGGCAAACTCACGTTCTGACCTAGCTACCCGTTGGCTGTCGTTGTTGACGTTGGCGGTGCTGGTTGTCGGTTGTGCTCGGCCGGCGATCGACGTGCGACCGGTACACCTCGACACGCCGGACGGTCCGGCGCGCGGCCTGGTCGCCATCGTGGACCTTGCCCGCGTCGACATCGTCGTGAGTGCGGGCGACGAACAGACGGCCGAAGACGACCGCTTCCCGCTGCAAAACACCTTCGCCTTCGCGCACGAGACCGGCAGTGACTTGGCGTTCAACGCGAACTTCTACGGCGACCTTGCCGACGGTCGCGCGAACCCGGTCGGGCTGGTCATCAACGACGGCGAAGTGCGTAGCCCCGGTCGCCGCTATGGCAAAAGAGCCGACGCGGCGATTTTCTTCCACGACGGCGAGGCACGCGTGGCCCGACCGGGGCCTGGACGCTATGAACCACCACCCACAACGCAGCGCTCGAACAGGCCGACGATTCAACCCGTCACCGAGCTACTCGGACCGGAACCGAACGACGCGGTCGCAGGGGTCGGCGCGAGCGATTCGGCCCCGATGCTCGACACGGTTCTCGTGGATGATGGCGTGAACCTTGGCAAAACGTCGCGCGTTGCACCACGGGTTCGTCACCCGCGCACGGCGGTCGGCGTCAGCCGAGACAATCGCACGCTCATTGTCATGGTCATCGACGGCCGACAAGACGGGCACTCGGTCGGTGTCACGCTCCACGAACTCGCCGACCTGATGAGACGCCACGGGGCCGACGACGCGCTCAACCTCGATGGCGGCGGGAGTAGCTCATTCGTCTACCGCAACCCCGACGGCTCGTTGCTGACCAATCGCCCCAGCGATGGCGACTTCCGCGAAGTCGCGGTGTCGGTCGGCGTGCGGGTCAAAGATTGACAGCCTCCCACGCCCCGCCGCTTTTCATGCTGCGGTTGCCGGCTTCCATGACGGCGACGTTCTCGATCAAACGATCCAGCGTCACCGGTGCGGGTCCGCCTTCGAAGAATCGGCACATGCCCGCTACCAGCCGGGCGTACACCGGGCCGAAGTCGACGACGAAACTCTTGCAGCCCTCGGCCCCGTGCACGGTCGCGGCAAAGGCATAGCTGCCCTTTCGTTCGAGGCGGATGCTCGCGGCGCGGCCGTCTGTGTAGCGGAGTTGGACGAAATCGCGGTCGGTACCAGACGTGGCCGAGACGGCCTGGACGCCAGGGCCGAGCAGTGCATCGGCGAGTTCGATGGCGTGAACGCCGTAGAAGAAAAGGCCCTCCATCGCATCGTTGAGCTCGCCCGGTCCGACGACATCCGCGGCAACGACCTCGCCCAAATCGCCCAGCGTTCCGAGTTCGGCGATGAACCGCAGCGACGATGCCGAGTAGCAACGCGCCCCGGACTTGATTGCGGCGGTGTGGATCTGCTTCGCTTGCGCGAGATCACACGTCAGCGGCTTGTCGATGTATGTCGGCAACCCACGCTCGAGGGCCGGCAGTGCGTGGTCGAGGTGCTCGTGACCGTTGACGCTGAGTACCAGAACGCCGTCGACCTGTTCGAGCAGCGCGTCCATCGAGTCGGCTTCGGCAACGCCCATGTCCCGGGTCGCGGCGGTCCACTGGCGTACATCGTCCTCGGGCAAAAAGTGCGGACCGGCGTCAAGGTAGTGCGTGACGGTGCAGGCGGTCTCACCCGCGTCCCGCAGCGCATGGATTCGGCGGGTGAACTCGGGCAGGTGAGACGAGTCGACACCGACGCAGCCAAGACGGAAGGGAACGGCGCTCATGGGCCGGCAGTGTAGTGGGCACGGCCGGCGGAGGAAGCCAAGTCTTCTACAAGATTCCGAAGTCGGTCAGCGACATCGAATGGCTCGCGGCCTCTCGGTGCCGGCGGTGCCCCGCACGCGGCGACGTGAGCAGGGGGTGAACTCACGTCATGGGGGACAGTGCGTGCGAGGCACCGCAACGGCACCAATCGAGTGGCAACGCTAGGGGCCACTGTCTAGCCCACCATATTACCTAAATCGGTACCCCGATCCACGCGATTTCACGTGCGAAACTGACGCACGCACACAAGTGGCCTCGGACGAAACAGTTACAAGCATCTCAAAAACCGAAGGAACATCGAAAAACCCGATGCGTTCCATGCTGACTTTTAAAAGTAGCATTCTGTTAGGGTAGAATCCTTTCGCGGTAGCCACAAACCGAGCCCTTCATTGTTTCCTAACAGTTACCGCTAAACGACCATCGGTTAGTACCTTCGCCACTGCGGGACATGGTCGCGTGGATCGTTTAGCGTAACACGCATGTCGGCAGACGTACTCGTTGGCCTGCTCATCCCGATCGCATATCTGCTCGGTTCCGTTCCGTTCGGCCTGATCATCGGCAAACGGCGCGGCATCGATGTCCGCACCGCCGGCAGCGGAAACATCGGCGCGACCAATGTCGGCCGGCTTCTCGGCAGGCCATACTTTTACCTCACCCTCGCGCTGGACGCATGCAAGGGACTCGTCCCGACGGCGATCGCAAGCGCGACGGTCCATACGACCACGCAACCGGACGAGCGCACGACGCTGATCTACGGGCTATGGGTTCTCGTCGGACTGGCGGCCGCGCTTGGGCACATGTTTCCCGTTTTCCTCGGTTTTCGCGGGGGTAAGGGGGTGGCCGTCGGCCTCGGGCTGCTGCTGGGGATCTTTCCGTTCGCGACCTACCCCGGCCTGATCGGCGTCGGGGTGTTCGTCGGGCTCGTTGCCGTGACCAGGTACATCTCGGTGGGGAGCATGGTGGGCGCGGCCTCGGTGCCGTTGGCATACCTGGCGCTCGGCCGGTGGCTCGGATGGGACGTTTTCGGCCGACAATGGCCGATTCTCGCCCTGCTCTCGGTTTTGGCGGCCCTCGTGATCCTTCGGCATCGCGGGAACATCGCCCGGCTCCTGTCGGGCACGGAAAACAAAGTCGGCGTTTCCGCAACTTCACCCTCCTCTGGCTCGTAATGTTTCCTATGAGCAACACCCTTCGCCTTGCGTTAGTCGTTCTTGTTCCGGTCATGCTCCTTGCCGCCCTGGCCTATGCGGCGGAAGAGAAAGAGACCGAACAGAAAATCCCGTGGCAAACCGACATCGAAGCCGCCCTGGCAAACGGCGAGGAGTCAGGCACGCCGTCTCTGCTGTACTTCACGGCCGACTGGTGCCCGCCCTGTAAGCAGATGAAGAAAACCACGTGGGTGGACGATTCGGTCGTCGCCGCGTTGGAGGATTACACGCCGGTGTACATCGACGCGGACAGCCAGCCGCAGGTGCTGCAAAGCTACGGCGTCTCGGCCATTCCGACGATCGTTCTCGTCGATCCGGCTGGTGAGGAGCTCTTCCGCACCGTCGGTTACGTCGAAGCCAAAGCCCTGGTCGCGACGCTGGACAAACACGCCGGCGAGTAATGGCTTCCGTTCAAAACGACACACCGCGGGCCGGGAATCACTTCCCGGCCCGCGGTGCATTGTTAAACGGTCATAACAGCGTGATTAGATCAGCAGCTGGAACTGGCCGCGAACGATGATTTGATCGTCATCGTCACCGGAACGCACGCCGATGCCAGAGGCGCTGTCAGGTGTGCCGTCGAAGAGATAGGTGACGTCGACGGTGACCTTGGCCGAGTGGTTGGCAAAGTAGTAGTTGCCACCCACGGTCGCCTCGAAGAAGTCGTCGTCGCCGAGGAAGCCGTCGTCATCGGGATCGGTGAACGAACCACGGGCGAAGACATCCATCTTCTCGGTGACCGCGTACGCCGCGAGACCTTCGAAGCCATAGGTGTAGCCGGTGTCCATACCGGTCTCGGTGTAGACGCCGTAGTACGCCGCGAACAGCGAGTAGCTGCCTTGACCTTCACCGCTCTTGTAGATCACGTCGGCGGTGTGGATCAGTGCTTCTTCGTCACCGAAGTCGGTGAAGTCGGCACCAACACCCACGGCGAGCGACGCCTCATCGACACCGTTGCCGGCAATCGTGGCGAAGTCTTTCTTCACGGCCGAGTCGCCGAAGACGAGATACTCGACGCGAGCCGCACCACCGAACTGCGGGGGATCAGGGCTGATCGACGGGGTGATGCCGTCGCCGGCTTCACGAGCGAACTCGGTGTTGTCGGTGTTGATACCGTCGTGGTACAGGAAGGTCGCCTTAAGCTTGTCCTGCTCATAGGTGAAGCCGGCACCCTGCACGCGGTCGGTCAGACCACCACCGATCAGCTCGTTGATGAGCGAACGATCGACGGCCATCTGCCGGCTGGAACTGGTGATTTCTTCGAAGTGGACAGGATCCTTGAACTGGCCGGCGAAGAAGGTCCAGTTGTCAGCGAAGGCCCAGGCGATCTTGGCATCTTCGAGGATCAGCGCACCGCCGTCGTCGTTGGTGGCCCACTTGAAGTCATACTTCAGGTCTTTCGAGAAGGCATTACCTTTCACGCCGAACTTCATTCGACGAATCTCGAAACCCTCGTCCGATTCGAAGTCACTGCCGCCGCCGGCATCTTCGAGAATGTTCGAGACCCAGCGGAGCTGGAACTGGAAGTTGGGCACCAGCTTGAACGTGCCGTCTTCGTTCTGAAGGACGAACTCCTTGCCGTTGTGGCCGGCGGTGAAGCCCTGCATGCTGAGCATGTCGGAGCGGGCTTCGGCGTCGTCGAGGACGCGGGCAACCGCGGCGTCGATCTCGGCAGCGGTCAGTTGACGGGTGGTGGCTTCCTGGTTGGACTGGAGCGACTCGACCTGCTTTTGAAGCTCTTCGATCTTCTTGAGCAGTTCGGCACTGGACATCTCTTCCTCGGCCAAGGCCGGGGCAGCAAAGCCGAACGTCGCGACCGCCGCCGCGGAAGCGGCGGCAAACGCGACACGTTTGAGATTGGAGCGATTCGTGGTCATCGTGGTAGGTTCTCCTTGTCGACCGGCGGGCGGTCGAGGTGGGTCTTTCGGCAACTCCGCTGCGACCAAACAGGGGCACCGACGGGTATTCCGGACGCGGCCTTTGGCCGACAGGTTTCCGGGCACACTTCTCACCGGGAATCGACTTCCGCCGACAGCTTAACACCTAGCGGAAGATCGAGGACGGCCGGTTCCGCCTTCGAACAGGCGACCCAGTGGTCACCCGCGACACCGATCGGAAGACCGGCTGAAATTTCGTTCGGGCCACGTTCCTTGAAGATGCCAACGACGGTTGTCGCGGGACAACGCTCGGCAGCTCCGCCACCAGCGAGGATGAGATGGGCAAACGCCCATTGCCGCTTCTGCTCGGCGTCGTTCGTCGGCAAGCCCCCGGTCACCCATCCCGTGGCACCCGGGGTTCGAGTTGGCACTTCGATTGCATCGGGAGTCGCATGCGGATTTCCTTAGCCCATTCCGTGCCCGACTCCCTTGTTTTCTCCCTTCACAGCCCTGTAAACGCACATCTCGTTATCGGGCTTGGACAAACACCCCATGGCCCTCAAGTCCGACCGCCGCGTCCGAGTACCCACCCAGATCGAGCAACTGCGACCTCGCCCGTGATGTTGAGAGGAGACCTCGAACGCGGCATGGCCGGACCATACCGACCGACCTCGCTGTCAGATGTGGATTGCATTTGCGCCTCGTAAAATCCGTGTCCGGATTGCGCAAACTCCGCCCGGAAGTCCGCAGTGCGTCCCATATGGAATCGCCGTTGTGACCGGGGCCGCGTTTTGCTACTCGTGGTGATCTATGACCGACCTCATGCCCAACGATTTCACGCCGTTATCCAACACGGTGTTCGAAGAACTGCTCAACGCCCCCGAAGACCGCTGCATCTCGATCATCATCCCGACCCAACGCGCCACCCGCGACACCGACCAAAACCGCATCGCCTTCAAAACCGCCCTGAAAAGCGCACGCGCGGAGCTCAACGGCGAGGCAGACAAGAACCTCTCCGAGGTCCTCGAACAGCTGGCCAAGCTCGATGGCGAAGCGGACCTCTGGTCCCATCAACACGAGTCGCTTGCCGTGTACGCCTCGACCGAGCGGGTCCACTTCATCCGACTGCCACGCACCATGAACTCCTTCGCTGGCGTGGCCGACTCGTTCCACATCAAGCCGCTCATCCGCGTCATGCAAGCCAACGACCGCTTCCAACTGCTCGCGGTCACCCAGAAGTCCGTGCGTCTCTACGAGGGCGACGGCCTGAGCATGGTGCCGGTGTCACTCCACGAAGCCGTCCCCAAGGACCTAGTTGACGCACTCGGGGGCGAGCTTGATGACTTCCATCTGACCGTCGCCAGCTACAAAGGCCTGCGTGGCCCCGCCGCGGTCCACGGCCACC
Above is a genomic segment from Planctomycetota bacterium containing:
- a CDS encoding porin, translating into MTTNRSNLKRVAFAAASAAAVATFGFAAPALAEEEMSSAELLKKIEELQKQVESLQSNQEATTRQLTAAEIDAAVARVLDDAEARSDMLSMQGFTAGHNGKEFVLQNEDGTFKLVPNFQFQLRWVSNILEDAGGGSDFESDEGFEIRRMKFGVKGNAFSKDLKYDFKWATNDDGGALILEDAKIAWAFADNWTFFAGQFKDPVHFEEITSSSRQMAVDRSLINELIGGGLTDRVQGAGFTYEQDKLKATFLYHDGINTDNTEFAREAGDGITPSISPDPPQFGGAARVEYLVFGDSAVKKDFATIAGNGVDEASLAVGVGADFTDFGDEEALIHTADVIYKSGEGQGSYSLFAAYYGVYTETGMDTGYTYGFEGLAAYAVTEKMDVFARGSFTDPDDDGFLGDDDFFEATVGGNYYFANHSAKVTVDVTYLFDGTPDSASGIGVRSGDDDDQIIVRGQFQLLI